The following coding sequences lie in one Sporomusaceae bacterium FL31 genomic window:
- the acoC gene encoding dihydrolipoamide acetyltransferase component of pyruvate dehydrogenase complex, translating into MAMNIIMPQLGLTMTEGTVVKWLKAIGEPVAKGEVLVEITTDKIGGQIEAPGDGTLLAIACAEGSSVPVTSVLAVIGSPDEVISIESHAPKVMEEHQSSVGLASKQDLGTVSDSGWLKASPAAKKMARDHQIKLALVTATGPEGRIVERDVKAYLEHLQAKPPVSPLALKLANQHDVDLGAVKKQGRIMSADVLQVIAMQQPEFQSKTSLSGMRKAIAERMSLSWRTAPHVTLTMAVDMTAAGQLRQQLNQADSGKISYTDIVVKCTAAALQEHVIMTATLIDKEILVPAGLHIGIAVALEDGLIVPVIRNAAQLGLAEIRNNILDLSTRAKAGKLQPDEISGSVFTITNLGMYGVDWFTPVINPPEAAILGVCRIQDTPVALNGELLIRPMMNLCLSFDHRLIDGAVAAKFLSRVRELLEHPLLLLS; encoded by the coding sequence GTGGCTATGAATATTATCATGCCGCAGCTCGGCTTAACCATGACCGAGGGAACGGTTGTAAAATGGCTAAAAGCTATCGGTGAGCCGGTTGCCAAAGGTGAAGTACTGGTAGAAATCACGACCGATAAGATCGGGGGACAGATTGAAGCCCCCGGTGATGGGACTTTACTGGCAATAGCCTGTGCTGAGGGCAGCAGCGTACCTGTAACTAGTGTTCTTGCTGTTATCGGCAGTCCGGATGAAGTGATCAGCATTGAAAGCCATGCACCAAAGGTCATGGAAGAGCATCAGTCTTCCGTTGGCCTGGCATCTAAGCAGGACTTGGGAACTGTTAGTGATTCGGGCTGGCTAAAAGCATCTCCAGCTGCGAAAAAAATGGCTCGTGATCATCAGATTAAGCTAGCGCTAGTGACTGCGACTGGGCCAGAAGGGCGTATTGTCGAGCGGGATGTTAAAGCTTATTTAGAACATCTTCAGGCAAAACCGCCGGTCAGCCCGTTAGCACTAAAATTAGCCAATCAGCATGATGTTGATCTCGGTGCAGTAAAGAAGCAGGGGCGCATTATGAGTGCCGATGTTTTGCAGGTCATAGCCATGCAGCAGCCGGAATTTCAGTCGAAAACTTCTCTTAGCGGCATGCGTAAAGCCATTGCCGAGCGGATGAGTCTAAGCTGGCGTACAGCACCGCATGTAACCTTGACAATGGCGGTGGATATGACAGCTGCGGGCCAGCTGCGGCAGCAGCTGAATCAAGCAGACAGTGGAAAAATTTCATATACCGACATTGTTGTTAAGTGTACGGCTGCAGCATTGCAGGAGCACGTCATTATGACTGCCACACTGATTGATAAGGAAATTTTGGTCCCGGCAGGTTTGCATATTGGTATTGCTGTTGCCCTCGAGGATGGATTAATTGTCCCTGTTATTCGCAATGCTGCGCAGCTTGGGCTTGCTGAAATCCGTAACAATATTCTTGATTTAAGCACTCGAGCTAAAGCAGGGAAACTTCAGCCAGATGAAATTAGCGGTAGTGTTTTTACTATCACCAATTTGGGGATGTATGGTGTTGATTGGTTTACACCGGTCATTAATCCTCCGGAAGCGGCCATTTTAGGGGTGTGTAGAATTCAGGATACACCGGTGGCACTTAATGGCGAGCTGCTCATCCGGCCCATGATGAACCTTTGCTTGTCGTTTGACCATCGTCTTATTGATGGAGCTGTTGCAGCAAAATTTTTATCCCGTGTACGGGAACTGCTGGAACATCCGCTATTGTTGTTAAGCTAG
- a CDS encoding MFS transporter, whose amino-acid sequence MSDSTVVRSLKYRKYLHIVVPLFLASVIAFLDRVNVAYAALTMNKDMGFTAQVFGMGAGIFFLGYILFEVPGALIAEKWSPRVWVARIMISWGIVCGLMAFMTTELEFYIYRFLLGAAEASFYPVVYAVIMPRWFNSTERPQAISIMLTSLLVAAIIGSPLAGWLLGVPLFGLKGWQVLFFVEAIPAVLFGIILLYWLSDWPKDAKWLTQEEKQMLTEQYEQEIAAKNSAKKYTVWQAFHDKEVLKLCLIYFMWITGFWGFNFWMPTVLKAVSGWSNAAIGWIIVIPMTITLIAFILVGNSSSRTGEKRWHVAIPMFIGAVGMGLGPFVSDPFISLVLVCISAIGVYVGMGVWWTYPTSFLSGPAAAGAVGLINSVGNTGGWVGPYLTGFIKDLTGSFQWAYLYLAFSLMVAGLLILTLRKNLPTSQANKPL is encoded by the coding sequence ATGAGCGATTCGACCGTTGTGAGAAGTCTTAAATACCGGAAATATCTTCACATCGTGGTTCCTTTGTTCCTGGCGTCTGTCATTGCTTTTTTGGATCGGGTCAATGTAGCGTATGCTGCACTGACCATGAACAAAGATATGGGGTTTACTGCTCAGGTTTTTGGCATGGGGGCAGGGATCTTCTTTCTTGGGTATATCCTTTTTGAAGTCCCCGGGGCTCTGATTGCCGAAAAGTGGAGCCCAAGGGTATGGGTTGCCCGGATCATGATTAGCTGGGGGATTGTGTGCGGTCTAATGGCCTTTATGACCACAGAATTAGAATTTTATATCTATCGTTTTTTGTTAGGAGCAGCCGAAGCTAGTTTCTATCCGGTTGTTTATGCCGTCATCATGCCACGCTGGTTTAACTCGACCGAGAGGCCTCAAGCGATATCCATTATGCTGACTTCTTTATTAGTTGCGGCCATTATTGGGTCACCATTGGCAGGCTGGCTGCTGGGGGTACCGCTGTTTGGGCTTAAGGGCTGGCAGGTATTGTTCTTTGTCGAAGCTATTCCGGCAGTTCTTTTTGGTATTATTCTACTCTATTGGCTGTCTGACTGGCCCAAAGATGCAAAATGGCTGACACAAGAGGAAAAACAAATGCTTACCGAACAATATGAACAGGAAATTGCCGCAAAAAATTCTGCGAAGAAATATACTGTTTGGCAAGCTTTCCATGACAAAGAAGTGTTGAAGCTGTGTTTGATTTACTTTATGTGGATTACTGGCTTCTGGGGCTTTAATTTCTGGATGCCAACGGTATTGAAAGCCGTGTCCGGCTGGTCTAACGCAGCGATTGGCTGGATTATTGTTATCCCAATGACCATTACCTTAATAGCCTTTATTCTGGTAGGTAATTCATCCTCGCGTACAGGTGAAAAACGTTGGCATGTGGCGATTCCTATGTTTATCGGCGCAGTCGGAATGGGATTAGGGCCATTTGTGAGCGATCCATTTATTAGTCTTGTGCTGGTGTGCATTAGTGCCATTGGTGTTTATGTTGGCATGGGGGTATGGTGGACGTATCCGACTTCTTTCTTATCCGGACCAGCTGCAGCAGGAGCAGTAGGGCTTATTAACTCGGTGGGTAATACGGGGGGCTGGGTAGGGCCTTATCTAACTGGCTTTATCAAAGATCTAACCGGCTCTTTCCAATGGGCCTATCTTTATCTAGCCTTTTCCCTCATGGTAGCCGGATTGCTCATATTGACTTTGCGTAAGAATCTGCCGACAAGTCAGGCAAACAAACCGCTATAA
- the fabG_4 gene encoding beta-ketoacyl-ACP reductase: protein MTGNKVAIVTGGAQGIGLAIVRSLIAEGMRVVISDIDEDKGKAAANQILDCGQEAIAIAADVSSEQEVEQLIAQTMKVYGRIDVLINNAGIVQTGQVTDITTNAWEKVMRINATGVFLCCRAVLPVMMAQRSGRILNIASVAGKRGGGLLGNSCYAASKGAVIAFTKSIAREAAPYGITVNALSPALTDTDMTSGLPDEKRQAIIGQIPLKRAARAEEVAAAACFLVSDKAAFIVGEIMDVDGGLMMD, encoded by the coding sequence ATGACAGGCAACAAGGTTGCAATCGTGACTGGTGGTGCCCAAGGAATTGGCCTGGCTATTGTCCGCAGTCTGATTGCTGAAGGAATGCGTGTGGTCATTAGTGATATTGATGAAGATAAGGGCAAAGCTGCTGCCAATCAAATTCTTGATTGTGGGCAGGAGGCCATTGCGATTGCTGCTGATGTGAGCAGTGAGCAGGAGGTAGAGCAGCTGATTGCCCAAACCATGAAGGTCTATGGACGGATTGATGTTTTAATCAATAACGCTGGCATTGTTCAGACCGGCCAGGTAACCGATATTACAACAAATGCTTGGGAAAAAGTGATGCGAATTAATGCAACGGGTGTGTTTCTTTGCTGTCGCGCCGTACTGCCAGTTATGATGGCTCAGCGCAGCGGGAGAATTTTAAATATTGCTTCAGTAGCAGGGAAGCGAGGTGGCGGTTTACTGGGTAATTCCTGCTATGCGGCTTCAAAGGGAGCTGTCATTGCTTTTACCAAGAGCATTGCACGCGAAGCAGCTCCTTATGGGATTACTGTTAATGCTTTGTCGCCGGCCTTGACTGATACTGACATGACTTCTGGGTTGCCGGACGAAAAACGTCAGGCCATTATTGGGCAAATTCCGCTTAAACGGGCAGCCCGTGCGGAAGAAGTCGCGGCCGCTGCATGTTTTCTGGTATCAGACAAAGCAGCGTTTATTGTTGGTGAAATCATGGATGTCGATGGGGGGCTGATGATGGATTAA
- the acoB gene encoding TPP-dependent acetoin dehydrogenase complex, E1 protein subunit beta encodes MRDISFSEATLEAMSEEMERDSRVFVMGEDIARQGGIFGQFRGLPQKFGFDRVIDTPISETAIVGAGVGAALAGVRPVVDMHFADFITVAMDEVVNQMAKIQYMFGGQCSMPLVLRAPDGIIRSAAAQHSQSLEAWFMHIPGLKVVVPSNPADAKGLLKAAIRCNDPVLYFEHKALFATKGPVPDGDVVVPIGQAKIVCPGSDVTIVSYSLMMNKVLQAVEKLADLGIMAEAIDLRTISPIDKAAIFTSVAKTKRLIIVHEAIKVGGVGAEIAAMVAEEMLDYLDAPIVRLGAPFVPVPFSPALEKLVKIETVDIVKAVQQICR; translated from the coding sequence ATGCGTGATATCAGCTTTTCAGAAGCAACTCTTGAGGCTATGAGTGAAGAGATGGAGCGTGACTCGCGAGTGTTTGTGATGGGTGAGGATATTGCCCGTCAAGGGGGAATCTTTGGTCAGTTTAGAGGTTTGCCGCAGAAGTTTGGCTTTGATCGGGTAATTGACACACCGATATCAGAGACGGCTATTGTTGGGGCAGGAGTTGGGGCAGCCTTAGCAGGCGTCAGGCCGGTTGTTGATATGCACTTTGCTGATTTTATTACCGTAGCCATGGATGAAGTGGTCAATCAAATGGCCAAAATTCAGTATATGTTCGGCGGTCAATGCTCTATGCCGCTGGTATTGCGTGCACCTGATGGCATTATTCGGTCAGCGGCTGCGCAGCATTCGCAAAGTTTGGAAGCCTGGTTTATGCACATTCCCGGCCTGAAGGTGGTGGTACCCTCCAACCCAGCTGATGCTAAAGGGCTATTAAAGGCAGCCATTCGCTGCAATGATCCGGTATTATATTTTGAGCACAAGGCATTGTTTGCTACCAAGGGTCCTGTTCCGGACGGCGATGTCGTTGTTCCGATTGGTCAGGCCAAAATCGTTTGTCCGGGCAGTGATGTGACCATCGTGTCCTATTCGCTTATGATGAATAAGGTTCTGCAGGCGGTTGAAAAATTGGCCGATTTAGGAATCATGGCTGAAGCCATTGATCTTCGAACAATTTCGCCTATTGATAAAGCTGCCATTTTTACTTCGGTAGCCAAAACCAAGCGTCTGATCATTGTTCACGAAGCCATTAAGGTGGGCGGGGTTGGGGCCGAAATTGCCGCAATGGTTGCAGAGGAAATGCTGGATTACTTAGATGCTCCGATTGTTCGGCTAGGTGCGCCTTTTGTTCCGGTGCCTTTTAGTCCAGCGTTAGAGAAACTCGTTAAAATCGAGACTGTCGATATTGTTAAAGCCGTACAACAGATTTGCCGTTAG
- the acoA gene encoding pyruvate dehydrogenase E1 component subunit alpha, protein MSYDTELLLRLYRQMAKIRIFEEKAQELFLAGELPGFVHLYVGEEAIAVGICENLCQNDFITSTHRGHGHCIAKGADAYRMMAELYGKRDGYCKGKGGSMHIADFSIGMLGANGVVGGGYNLAVGAALAGKILQQDHIAVCFFGDGASNRGTFHEAMNMAAAWNLPVLFVCENNQYASTTPYRMTTAVQDIAVRAQGYGMPARIVDGNDVLEVYDTARDLVEWIRAGNGPMLLECKTYRVKGHYVGDPELYRPKAEVDHQFASNDPLKRFAQAVISREWLTERQLTNIMAETAELIDQAVSMARKADYPAACELFTDLYAEREVQDHA, encoded by the coding sequence GTGTCTTACGATACCGAGTTATTGCTTAGATTGTATCGGCAGATGGCAAAAATCCGGATTTTCGAGGAAAAGGCTCAAGAATTATTTCTTGCTGGTGAACTGCCAGGTTTTGTCCATCTTTATGTGGGCGAAGAAGCCATTGCAGTAGGAATTTGTGAGAATTTATGTCAGAACGACTTTATCACCAGTACGCACCGCGGCCATGGACACTGTATCGCCAAGGGCGCAGACGCTTACCGGATGATGGCCGAATTATATGGAAAGCGGGACGGGTATTGCAAAGGGAAAGGCGGTTCTATGCATATTGCGGATTTCTCGATCGGTATGCTGGGAGCTAATGGTGTGGTTGGCGGTGGTTACAATTTAGCGGTGGGTGCGGCTTTAGCTGGCAAAATTCTGCAGCAAGATCATATTGCGGTTTGTTTCTTCGGAGATGGTGCCTCAAATCGCGGAACTTTTCACGAAGCTATGAATATGGCGGCTGCCTGGAACTTGCCAGTACTGTTTGTTTGTGAAAACAATCAATATGCCTCAACAACGCCTTATCGGATGACCACAGCGGTTCAGGATATCGCTGTGCGAGCACAGGGATATGGCATGCCGGCCCGGATTGTGGATGGCAATGATGTACTGGAAGTATATGATACGGCGCGGGATTTAGTGGAGTGGATAAGAGCTGGCAATGGGCCCATGCTTTTAGAGTGCAAAACCTATCGCGTAAAGGGTCACTATGTTGGCGATCCAGAACTGTATCGGCCAAAAGCCGAAGTCGACCATCAATTTGCTTCGAATGATCCGCTTAAACGATTTGCTCAGGCTGTAATAAGTCGTGAATGGTTGACTGAGAGGCAGCTTACAAACATCATGGCTGAAACGGCTGAACTGATTGATCAGGCTGTATCCATGGCACGAAAAGCTGACTATCCGGCAGCCTGTGAATTGTTTACTGACCTCTACGCCGAAAGGGAGGTGCAAGATCATGCGTGA
- a CDS encoding sigma-54-dependent Fis family transcriptional regulator has product MGTFENEIMLSQQRCQAYGIDSTNGNSRDIVTGRSLTTLLASNQALIEAASPFMQKLYELVKSSGFVVVLVSQEGFIIEVVGDGESLSPEMGVHYVKGVKWTEEMVGTTAIGLVLKGNCSAIQVAGEQHYCRAFHGWSCSAAAIHDNNGTLFGVLSVTGPKKIVNCHTLGMVVAAATAVENMLKNRQSQKEMEKSSQITSTIVNAISDGLLMLDKTGSVTYINPIGAKILKVNAQEVIGKNIRDIVDFKPVVLQVLETGQGYQDRECVIETKRGTLHFIKTAIPLYDEHGQFDGVIDIFREIKRVRQMVNRMVGATAKFCFDDLIGNSVGILETVRMAKIAANSRANVLIQGESGTGKELIAQAIHNSSARYDGPFVAINCGALPRDLVESELFGYEEGAFTGAKSGGRPGKFELAQGGTLFLDEIGEMPLDIQVKILRVLQDKRLSRVGGMRYLDIDVRIICATNRDLGYEVSQGNFRQDLFYRLNVFPIFVPPLRERQGDVVVLAEKILDKLCDQMGVEKKELSPALRVALQDYDWPGNVRELENIIERAVNICQEQLIGPEYLPVAIMGSPVQTLRHKMSLKEIELKAIRETLEETKGNISQAAELLGIGRNTLYSKLKEQPR; this is encoded by the coding sequence GTGGGGACATTTGAAAATGAAATTATGTTATCACAACAACGCTGCCAAGCCTATGGCATCGATAGTACGAACGGAAATAGTCGGGATATTGTTACCGGTCGCTCACTTACAACGCTGTTAGCAAGCAACCAAGCCTTGATTGAGGCGGCCTCGCCATTTATGCAAAAGCTGTATGAACTGGTAAAATCGTCGGGTTTTGTTGTCGTCTTGGTAAGTCAAGAAGGTTTTATTATTGAAGTGGTTGGTGATGGTGAATCCCTAAGTCCGGAAATGGGTGTGCACTATGTCAAAGGCGTCAAATGGACAGAAGAGATGGTTGGAACAACTGCAATTGGTCTGGTTCTCAAAGGCAATTGCAGTGCGATACAGGTTGCCGGTGAGCAGCATTACTGTCGTGCGTTTCATGGATGGTCCTGCTCAGCGGCAGCTATTCATGATAATAACGGCACTTTATTCGGTGTGCTTAGTGTGACTGGCCCTAAAAAAATTGTGAATTGTCATACCCTTGGGATGGTTGTTGCTGCGGCGACGGCGGTTGAAAATATGCTTAAAAATCGTCAGTCACAAAAGGAAATGGAGAAATCGTCTCAGATTACTTCGACCATTGTAAATGCGATCTCGGATGGACTATTAATGCTGGATAAAACCGGGAGTGTTACCTATATCAATCCCATTGGGGCTAAAATTTTGAAGGTAAATGCGCAAGAGGTTATTGGTAAAAATATCCGAGACATTGTTGATTTTAAACCTGTTGTCCTGCAAGTACTGGAAACCGGGCAAGGCTATCAGGATCGCGAATGTGTAATCGAAACCAAGCGTGGTACGCTGCATTTTATCAAAACTGCAATCCCCTTGTATGATGAGCATGGACAATTCGATGGGGTTATTGATATTTTTCGGGAAATTAAACGGGTTCGGCAAATGGTTAACCGGATGGTTGGAGCTACAGCGAAATTTTGCTTTGATGACCTGATTGGCAATAGTGTGGGGATTCTTGAAACCGTGCGTATGGCGAAAATAGCGGCTAATTCGCGGGCCAATGTATTGATACAAGGCGAAAGCGGCACAGGCAAGGAACTGATTGCTCAGGCCATCCATAATTCCAGTGCGCGATATGACGGACCTTTTGTGGCAATTAATTGCGGTGCTCTTCCCCGTGATTTAGTTGAGAGTGAGTTGTTTGGTTACGAAGAGGGAGCTTTTACCGGCGCTAAAAGTGGTGGCCGTCCGGGGAAGTTTGAACTTGCGCAAGGTGGGACATTATTTCTAGACGAAATTGGTGAGATGCCTTTGGATATTCAGGTCAAAATCCTGCGAGTTCTGCAAGATAAGCGATTGTCCAGAGTGGGTGGCATGCGTTATTTGGATATTGATGTTCGTATTATCTGCGCGACCAATCGTGATTTAGGATACGAGGTTTCCCAGGGGAATTTTCGTCAAGATCTCTTTTATCGGCTCAATGTTTTTCCAATCTTCGTTCCGCCGCTGCGCGAGCGGCAGGGTGATGTTGTTGTGCTGGCTGAAAAAATTCTAGATAAACTGTGTGATCAAATGGGGGTTGAAAAAAAAGAATTGTCACCAGCGCTAAGGGTGGCTTTACAAGATTATGATTGGCCGGGGAATGTACGGGAGTTAGAGAATATCATTGAGAGGGCTGTGAATATCTGTCAGGAACAGCTGATTGGCCCTGAATATCTGCCAGTGGCGATTATGGGCAGCCCGGTACAGACTTTACGGCATAAAATGTCACTCAAAGAGATTGAATTAAAAGCCATTCGTGAGACATTGGAGGAAACTAAAGGCAATATTTCACAGGCTGCTGAATTGCTGGGAATTGGGCGAAATACATTGTACAGCAAGCTAAAAGAACAGCCGCGCTGA